The DNA window TGAGCCCCAAGCTTCCATGCCTTTAGTGCACTAGACTGTTGGCTGTGGAGTCAGGCAGTCCTGAGTCTGAATGCTGCCTGTGCCTccctctagctgtgtgacttacCTAATTAcacaacttctctgtgcctccgtttaTTACATGTAACCCACGGATAACTGTGCTTCCATCTAGGTTCATCTGCAAGAACCAAAAGAGATACTACTGGGAACTTGGTCAACACAGAGGTGCACagtaagtgtttttattttcaccgTCGTGGGGGGCTTGGGGCTGTATGGTAACCACGGATCCCGAGGCCTTTCTGCAGCAGGGCAGGTGGTGGGAAAAAGTATGGGGTCAGTGGGCCTGTAGGTGAGGTGGGATCTCCCCGAACGAGGCAGGGAGGGTCCAGGCACCTCGAGAGTCATGGGAGTCAAGATCCCGAGAGATGCCTCTCAAGTCACGGAGTGGGTTTCTGGGCCCCCACGAGGGAGACGCTTCCTGAAATCCTGGGGTTTCCAGCGCCCCCCTCCGCGGGGCGCTCCCTGAGTCCTCCGGGTTCCAGGCTCCCCGGCGAggggtccccccaccccagcgTCCGCTGACGCTCCCGGCCGCCCGTAGGTGCGCCGGCGCAGCGCTGGTCCATGCAGGTGCCGGCCGAGGTGAGCGCAGCGGCGGGCGAGGCGGCCGTGCTGCCCTGCACCTTCACGCACCCACACCGCCACTACGACGGGCCGCTCACGGCCATCTGGCGCGCGGGCGAGGCCTACGCGGGCCCGCAGGTGTTCCGGTGCGCGGCGGCGCGGGGCAGCGAGCTCTGCCAGACGGCGCTGAGCCTGCACGGCCGCTTCCGGCTGCTGGGCAACCCGCGCCGCAACGACCTGTCGCTGCGCGTCGAGCGCCTCGCCCTGGCCGACGACGGCCGCTACTTCTGCCGCGTCGAGTTCGCCGGCGACGTCCACGACCGCTACGAGAGCCGCCACGGCGTCCGGCTCCGCGTGACCGGTGAGCGCGGCGCCCTTACCCCCCGGCCCGCCGCGTCCCCAGGGGGGCGATACACGGCGCCTTTCTCTAGGGCAGGGGCCGCACACCTGGCGATGGACGCGGGCCGCccgggaacttgttaaaaatgcataatGCTGGCCCCGAGAAGGGCTGAGCGGTGCCCGGGAGTGGGCATCGGAATGAAGCTCGTGGGGGCGAAGTGGGGGGGAGTTGGTGAATGGCCCCAGGGGCTCTCAGTCTAGGGGGGAGGGACACGAGTTGAACAGTAATGGCAAGGCTGCGAAGGAATGTGCGCTCTGTGCACTGAAGGGCCCCCGCAGCCCCCTGGGGAGGTGCCCCGGGAGCCCGCCAAGTGCGCAGTACTTTGCTAGACCCTAAAGAAGTGGGAACCAGGGTCCCCGGTCCCTAGAGCAgaggttctcaaccctggctgcgcACTGGAATTagctggggagcttttaaaaatcctagcCCTGCCTGCTGTGGGGATCCCGTTCAAGGGTTCCAGTCTGGCTCTGCCAAGAACTTCCCATATGCCCTTGGGCTGGCTGGGCCGCCTCTCCGAGTGCATGTCAGTTTCTAACCCGGGGCCCGCGCGCCGCCCTGCCGCAGACCCACGCATTCAACTCTAGACCTTGGTGAGGCTGTCTGCGAGTGGGAAGTGCCCTTGAAATCATACCGGCAGACCGTCCCCAGCCCTGAGCTCCAGCAACGGTAATGACCGTTGAGTGAGCATTTGCTATGGCCCAGGCCCGAATCCAAGCACCCCACATGTATTAACTTGCCAAATCTTCTCAACGACCCCATAAGGTAAATGATCCCCATTTTAcgcatgaagaaactgaggcacggagctTCAGAAtagcttgcccaaggccacatctCTATGGGGTCCCAGGCACCGTGACGCTAGAGGGCCTACTCCCTCCTctccgcgccccccgcccccaaatctCTTGGTGACTAAAAAGAACGAACTGGGAGGGGTTCCCCCCCTTGCCCTTGCCCGCCACTGCTCTGACCACAGTTCTCTTTCTCCCCCGACGCCCTGGCCGCCGCCCGCAGCCGCCCCGAGGATCGTCAACCTCTCGGTGCTGCCCGGGCCGGCGCACGCCTTCCGCGCGCTCTGCACGGCCGAGGGGGAGCCGCCGCCCGCCCTCGACTGGTCCGGCCCGGCCCTGGGCAACGGCTCGGCGGCCGTGCCGGCCCCGGGTGAGGGTCACGGCCACCAGGTGACCGCCGAGCTGCCCGCGCTGGCCCACGACGGCCGCTACACGTGCACGGCCTCCAACAGTCTGGGCCGCGCGGAGGCCAGCGTCTACTTGTTCCGATTCCACGGCGCCTCCGGGGCCCCGGCGCTCGCCCTCCCGCTCGGCGCGCTCGGCCTCAAGGCGTTACTGCTGCTCGGCATTCtggccgcccgcgccgccgcccgcAGCCGCCTAGGTGGGTGCACCCCGGGCCAGGGTGGGGGcgaggggccgggcgggggctCTCTCCCAGGAAAGACCGACTGGCCGACCGCCTGGCATGACTCAGCCCCTGCACGCTTTCCGCACCTGTGCCTCATCTCGCTTTCCTCTCCCTGCGTAGAGCCCAGGAGGAGTGAACGAGCAGGGGCCCATTTTAAGGAAGCTGAGGACAGAGAAGTGAAGGAACTTGCCTGGAGCCTAGAGACAGAGACCCCAAAAATGTAACTCCCACCCTTCGCCCACACCCCATAAATGACTCCTCCCCGAGGATTCTGACCACACATAGGCCTTCCAAACAGCCCCATTCCGTTGTGTTACAGTAAGCATcttgaggacctactgtgtgctgtGTAGGTGCCCGGAAGACAGAGATGAGTAAGACCTGCCATCGAATGGGGTGCTGAGGAGTAAGCAAATAATTGCAGTCTGCAGGGAGAAGGGCTGTCCCGGAGCCCGGGTACCAGAGAGGCCCAGAGTGTAGCGTGCCTCACCCTGGTGGGACGTCCGGACAGGTCAGGAGGGAAGGCTTTACGAGTAAGGGGACAGCTAGATCAGGAACTGAAGCAAGGAGCTGATGGTATTCCCAGCAGAGGGAGCGACAGGTGCGGAAATGTGGGCTAGCAGGGTGTCCTCCGGACCTGCCGTTCGCCCCTCATTGCTCTCGCTGAGCTGGATGGGAAATTGGCTTGTGCCAGACAGGGGCTTCCCAGAGCCTCTCGGACCATCCAGGTCAGTAGCTCCCGCCTCACATCGTCTTGGGACGAAATCCAGAATTTGTCACGGTTGCCCTGGCTATTGCTGTCTTTCCTTGCCAGTTCTTCAGACCCACCAAACGTTCTGGGCGCCATGGTCCTGAGAAAGGCGGGGTTTTCTGCCGGGCGTCTGCTCCCTCTATGCTTCTCATCGTTAACTCCTGGTCATCTCTAAGGCCACTTCATGCCCGGCTAGCTAGTGTTTGTCGCATGTCCCTTCAGACCACTTTccacagtggggtggggtggacagCAGGGCCTGTCACCTGAGGCTACCATGGAGActcatgcctctctctctctctctgtccctcatacAGAGCACCCAGTTGCCCAGGACACCCCACCACGGTGAGTACCCTGCCTTCACCCACCCCAGTCTAAGTCCCCACTGGCCAAGGCACAGAGTTCCCGGGGCTTGTAGCATAAGGAGAAAGACCAGGcaaaggggcagggctggggtctggGCCTCGACCAGCGTTTCGACCTTCCCTACAGCCTTCCAAAGCCCTGCTCTTCAGTCTCCCAAGTCCTTCTTGGCCAGACCAGGCCACGCTGACCTGCTCTCCTCACCCACCCCTCCTTCAGCATTCACAGTCTGGGCCTCACACTGGCATCTCTCCCAGACCTGCCTGGTATCCTGGTGCCAAAGGGTCATTTTTCTGCCTTATGTCCGCACCTAGACGTGATTCCTAGAGGCTGTGTTTCCTCTCGGGCTCCCCAGCATTCTAGAATAGGCAGACTCAAACAAAAGCCAGCTCGGGGCGCTCATTCTCCCCCAGAGCTGAAGGCTTCTCAAACAAAATGCCATTAGAGGTTCAGAGGGTTTAAGCTAGGACGTGCCGACCCTGCAGTCCaggctctccttctctctcagtgTCTGTTCAAGTGAAGGTCTGCGTGGAAGAAGGAATACAATTCACTGACCCTGGGCAGGGTGCCTGGgatgctggggagtggggaggccgAACACAGTCTTTCAGGGCCTATTGGACAAGCCCAGGCGTTCCCATAACTTGGTCTCAGCCTGTGCCCTGAGGGCTGGAAAAGCCATATTACCAGCCCAGGCCCCTCTCTCTAGCTGCCTGTTCAGCCATCCCCGTTTTTGGAAACCCGTGCAATGTCCCTCTGCTTTGCTAATTTACTAGCACACCGAGTCACCTAAATCAGAAAGCTGAGGGGTCAGATATatattgagtacctgctatgtaCCGGACACCGTGTTGGGCGCTAACGCTACAGCAAAATTCCCCAACTTCAGAAAACTCACATTTTAATGTGGAGAATTTAATAAACACGTGAACAAGATCATCTTCGATTCTGAAGTACAAGCTGTGAAGGAAATGGACAGGGCCACGCAGCAgagccccagggagggaggcagccgCTGGGCAGGTCACAGGCTCAGGGGAGACCCGGGAAGGGGCCAATGGGCAGTCACTGAGTGGCGATGGGAAGCACCCGGGGGGGCCCCACCCAAACAAGACTGGGGGCCAGGAGCCTTCCGAGGAGGCTGCTGGCCAAGGCTGTGGCTGGGTGGAGGTGGAGAGGCGGGGCAGACAGAAGGCAGGGCTGACCAGGGGGCCAGGTGGGCAGCACGAGCGAGGGAGGCAGCCAGCGTGCCCAGCTTCGGCGCTGTAACCCTGGGTGCCACTGACTGAGATGAagacagggaggagggggtgcaAGCGCTCACACATAGGTCTGAGATGCCCGTGGGAGAAGTCAGGAGAGCAGCTAGAGCTCAGGGGGCCACGCCTGGGGAGATCAGTGTGGGGGGCACCAGGCACAAGACGGTTGTTGATTGCCACCGACGAGATCCCTCTCCAGAACATAGTGCCTCTGGGGTCTGGGGAGGCCGTCCTCCATGGTAGCCTCCTCCCTGCTCCGCAGACGCTGTGGTCCGCTGTCCTTTCTCCAACCTTAGTTAGTCCCCACGCTCTGCTGGGTCTAGGACCGGGCTCCCGTTTCCACTCTCCTTCCTGCCCGTGGCTGGGGCATGGTGTGGGCAAATTGGCGGGCGCCCCCACTTGGTATTGGGTGGTCAATGCACTTTCTCCTGTCCACAGGCCCCAGGGTCAGGAGTCCACCTATGAGAATTTGAGCCAGATGAGCCCTCGGGACCCACCAGCGGCCACATGTATACCATGAGGAGCCCCTTGGCCACTGGCATCCACTTGTACCCCATGAAGAGCAGAGGCCAAGGCCAGGCTTGGCTGGGACAGCCCTTCGTGGCTCCCAGCCACGTGGGCAGCCCCTGGCTGGGCGACCTCACACAAAGGGTGTCAAGACCCCGCTCACAGAGGCTCAGTGGTCTCCTACAAGGATGTCTGTCCCAGAGGCCCAGGATATTTATGTCAGTGGGACCAGcattttgagtgtgtgtgtgtgtgtgtgtgtgtgtctgtgtgtgtgtacgtgcacatGCGTGCAAAGCTCCAGCATGAAACTCACGGACAAACTCTCGTCCTTTCCTACATAGAATGTCATAGTAGAACAGGCAGGACACTGGTCAGAGGGTCTCCCAGGCTCGGACTCGCTGTGGGGACCAGGGCACTTTTtttcacctctctgggtctcagttcaGCTACTTGTGAGCGTGGACAATAGTATTCCTCCCTCCTGGCTGCTCGGCATGTCAAGATCTGAGGAAATAATGGAATGAAGGGACTTTGGGAAGTACACAGCCATGTACAGATTAAATATGGGGGGGTCACAGGCTCCTCCTTGCAGGCCCCCCTGGGACGTGCAGAGAGTTCTTGGACAAGTGGGGCCCCCACACCAGCCTGGCTGAGAATGAGGATTCCAGAGACCCACCCTGGGGCCAGGGCTTCTGAGGCTGCGTAAACCTGTGGTCCCAGGAACATCCACTCAGCAGTGAGGAGaagcctgctccccctgcctcccagggtcTCCTCTGTGactgcccccaccctctgcccacctctTTGCCATCGGCTGCTCTGCGCTCCTTGAGCTGGGACCCCCTGGGAACCCACTGTCTCCTGTATCTGGGATCCACTGCCCTCAAGGACCCAACGCTGAGAGGTTGGGGCCAGTCTGGACTGCAGGGCCCATGGATAAGGCAGCTGCAGCTGCGACATCTCCCTATGACCCGCACCCTCCCCGGACATGAGGTCCAAAAGCACCAGCAATTTCACCGCATTTGCCCGAGGCCTCTCAGGCTGACTTTGTGGGGTGCTGCCTTCCACATTCACACGTTAGTGCAAGCGTATGCATTTTAGCTCCCGCAGTCCCTGGGGTCAGGAGAGCGGGGGAGCAGGTGTGCTTGAGACCCGGGCAAGCTGGCAAGAGGAAAGGGCCACAGAGCTAGGGGACTGAAGAGGCGATGGGGACAAACTTTTCCTCAGAGCTTTTCCCAAAGCTAGGCTGGTAacccagagtggggaggggccctGGCTCATGCTTTTCTGGGGAGGTGGCCTAAAGGGGATGGATCTTCACAAATTAATAAGCAGGGCAGTGGGTGGCGAGCTGCCCTTGTTCACCAGAGCCTTCGCCAGGGCCTGTGGGTGTCAGCAGCCCATGGTTAACTTGGGATCCATCCAGGAGTCTGAACTGCCAAAAATGCGTCAGCATTTGCACCTCCTTGTACGAGGATACCGTGGGCATCTGCATGGAGGGTCCTGTATCACCAGCGAAGAAGCCAGGGACACGGGGGTGGTGCATCTTGAAACATCTGCATGGACTTTGAGGCCTGTTTTGCAGCCAAGAAAAAACTGTGACAGCAGTTACTTCTTAAGGGTCCGTTTTGTGCGAGGAATTGGGCCAGGCACGTGTATGGAAATGAGTAAGGGCTGTCTATCAGTCAGTCTGGGCTCGGTTGTGCTGTGCTAACCAACAAACACCCGAATCACAGTGGCTGAAAACAGGGTTTATTCTCACCGAAGGTACGTGCCCATCACGGGCTGGCGGGATCCCAGGCTCCCATGGATCCAGCATCTCTTGCTGTGGATCATTGGGTTGGAGATAAAAAGAAAGCGCTAGAGGGTCTCCCACTTGAGAGCAGGACTAGCCACCTGCCCCACTCACCCTCAAGGCCCGGGCAGTGAAACCTGCCACCACCTGGAGTGAGGAAACCCAAAAGCCCGGGCAACAGCCCTGCGGGCTCCACAGTAAGACTCCAGGATTTCTCACGTTAGCGAGCCATGGACCAGTAAGTGGAAAATCAAGGTGCTGTGGGAGCACACAGAAGGGATCACTGACCCAGTcttgggaaggcttcctggagaaggggaCCTGGAGATGGTACGTGTGATGGGGGAGGATGGAAATTGGAAGGTTAAGAACAAAGGTGATTCTAAGCAGAAAGGACAGTCTGGGCAAAGGCCAGGAGGTCGGACACAGCATGATGTTGAAGCAGCTGAAAGTTGCTGGAACATGAGCACAGACAGAGGCACAGCGGCCGGAGCTGGGGCTGCAGCGAGAGGAGTCTCCCACACGGTGGCCAGTGCTGCCCCCAACAGGGGTGAGAAGCAGAAGGGAGCCGGGCACCCAAGCGGCCCAGCATGGTGCTGACTCCCTGTACTGCCCAGCAGGATGCTTTCCCCAGCCTGGCACTGCACCTGCCCCACATGCACCACGCGCTTGGGCTGGGCTTTCCATCTTGACACCCTGGGCTCTCAGAGCAGTGTTTCTGCGGTGCTTTCTGAGGGTCACCTGTGTCAGGAGCACCTGGGGAGTTTGCTTACATCCCCATTCTGAATGCCACCTGGGCCTCCTAAAAGTGGGCTCTGAGGGTGGGCGCTGGAATTTTAAACAAATGCTCACGGGATTTTGCCCGTAACTTTGTATTGTGATCATTTTccagcatgcacacacacacagctgaaaAAGATGATCATCCAGAAGCCCACCACCTACATTCAACAGTTACTaccattttgccatatttgccgTATTTGCTAATGTGcccatgcacgtgtgtgtgcaagCGTGCACATGCATGTCTGTTTGGCTGAACTATTCAAGAGAAAACCGTTCAAGACACCACAGTACTTCACCTCTAAATACGTCAGCTTCATCTCCGGAGAACGAGAGCATGCTCCCCTATAACTTCAATGCCATTATCACACTggagaaaattaacaataattaaaCAATACCATCTTACAGCCCACATTCGTATTTACCCAG is part of the Zalophus californianus isolate mZalCal1 chromosome 14, mZalCal1.pri.v2, whole genome shotgun sequence genome and encodes:
- the SIGLEC15 gene encoding sialic acid-binding Ig-like lectin 15 produces the protein MEWSVGLLACLVGLLPMGSSARTKRDTTGNLVNTEVHSAPAQRWSMQVPAEVSAAAGEAAVLPCTFTHPHRHYDGPLTAIWRAGEAYAGPQVFRCAAARGSELCQTALSLHGRFRLLGNPRRNDLSLRVERLALADDGRYFCRVEFAGDVHDRYESRHGVRLRVTAAPRIVNLSVLPGPAHAFRALCTAEGEPPPALDWSGPALGNGSAAVPAPGEGHGHQVTAELPALAHDGRYTCTASNSLGRAEASVYLFRFHGASGAPALALPLGALGLKALLLLGILAARAAARSRLEHPVAQDTPPRPQGQESTYENLSQMSPRDPPAATCIP